One window of Thalassovita mediterranea genomic DNA carries:
- a CDS encoding conjugal transfer protein TrbI — MSEPIPFDEHAERLKIRSSPKPVTRINRKVLMAGAGLGVLALFAAMSIALKPPTAVDPDARRELYNTTNTRKPEGLSTLPASYSDLRSEPEPVTRLGPPLSGDLGATMLRAERELGIEPEYVSRFEDDFRPNPADEAERARRMREAALADEAARAPVFFRLESETGGQSVSASDPAWRDPSGDLRSELLALAALPQGAPSGFGQPSDTNLQSRKLAFAREGTDSDIYNLHGVEDPASPYQVMAGTLIPASLVTGINSDLPGTIVAQVTQPVYDTVTGQYLLIPQGSRLIGRYQSEVSFGQDRALVTWDRIIFPDGSSIVISAPGSDAQGFAGLSDRTDHHWDRVFIAAGLATILGVGAELGADGDGDLERAIRRGTTDTVNQAGQRVVERNLGIQPTIRVRPGWPVRVVVTRDLILRPHPQGATR; from the coding sequence ATGTCCGAGCCCATTCCCTTTGACGAGCATGCCGAGCGGCTGAAGATCCGATCCAGCCCGAAGCCGGTCACGCGGATCAACCGCAAGGTCCTGATGGCCGGCGCAGGTCTTGGCGTGCTCGCCCTGTTCGCGGCGATGAGTATAGCCCTCAAGCCGCCGACCGCCGTCGATCCGGATGCCCGCCGCGAGCTCTACAACACGACCAACACAAGAAAGCCCGAAGGCCTCTCCACGCTTCCAGCAAGCTACAGTGACCTGAGGTCCGAACCCGAACCTGTCACCCGACTAGGTCCACCGCTTTCCGGCGATCTCGGCGCAACCATGTTGCGGGCCGAGCGAGAGCTGGGCATCGAGCCGGAATATGTGAGCCGGTTCGAGGATGACTTCCGCCCGAACCCGGCGGACGAAGCTGAACGCGCCCGGCGCATGCGCGAGGCAGCGCTTGCAGACGAAGCGGCCCGCGCACCGGTCTTTTTCCGGCTTGAGTCTGAAACAGGAGGTCAGTCCGTATCTGCCTCCGACCCCGCGTGGCGCGATCCTTCAGGCGACCTCAGATCCGAACTCCTGGCGCTCGCCGCGTTGCCGCAGGGTGCGCCGTCGGGATTCGGCCAACCTTCAGACACGAATCTCCAGTCCCGCAAACTGGCCTTCGCCAGGGAGGGTACGGATAGCGACATCTACAATCTGCATGGGGTCGAAGACCCGGCCTCGCCGTATCAGGTCATGGCCGGCACGCTGATCCCGGCCTCGCTGGTGACCGGCATCAACTCGGACCTTCCTGGCACGATCGTCGCGCAGGTGACCCAGCCCGTCTATGACACGGTCACAGGCCAGTATCTCCTTATCCCGCAGGGCTCACGCCTCATCGGACGCTACCAGTCCGAAGTCTCGTTCGGTCAGGACCGCGCCCTGGTGACCTGGGACCGGATCATCTTCCCGGACGGCTCGTCCATTGTCATCTCCGCACCCGGCTCGGACGCGCAGGGCTTTGCCGGTCTCTCTGACCGGACCGACCATCACTGGGACCGCGTGTTCATCGCGGCAGGCCTCGCGACAATCCTCGGTGTCGGCGCAGAGCTTGGCGCAGACGGTGACGGCGATCTCGAGCGCGCCATCCGGCGCGGCACCACCGACACAGTGAACCAGGCAGGTCAACGCGTGGTCGAGCGCAACCTTGGCATCCAGCCGACGATCCGTGTGCGGCCCGGCTGGCCGGTACGCGTGGTCGTCACCCGCGATCTCATCCTCAGACCCCATCCCCAAGGAGCCACACGATGA
- the trbL gene encoding P-type conjugative transfer protein TrbL produces the protein MDVIDTFLATFIAYIDSGFGLLAGDVAYLSTTLIAIDITLAGLFWALSQNTDIIAGLLKKVLYVGFFAFIIGNFSLLAGIVFDSFAELGVTAGGGTMTADDLLRPGFIASVGLDAGQPLLEEISDMLGPISFFHNFIMIAVMFVAWAIIMVAFFVLAVQLFITILEFKLTTLAGFVLVPFALWNKTTFLAERVLGNVITSGIKLMVLAVIIGIGSTLFSSVTDAFRTGEDVTLAQVMGTVLAAIVFFWMGIFAPGIASGLITGAPQLGAGSAAGAAAGVAAGTYVAGMGGRAAFGAVAGGASSAVKAGASMAGAARTSYTLGSVASGASGAAGVAAGLAGVARAGGDAMRRAASRPARSMREAYARGSQGAWRATGGSETASMESSASGSSSSQSPGWARRMQTSQRMGQAGQMAAHSIRDGDRGASGANPTLKDKDD, from the coding sequence ATGGACGTGATCGACACCTTCCTTGCGACCTTCATCGCCTATATCGACAGCGGGTTCGGCCTGCTGGCGGGCGATGTCGCATACCTGTCGACCACCCTCATCGCCATCGACATCACGCTGGCGGGCCTGTTCTGGGCCCTCTCTCAGAACACCGACATTATCGCCGGGCTGCTGAAGAAGGTGCTCTATGTCGGCTTCTTCGCTTTCATCATCGGCAACTTCTCACTCCTCGCCGGGATCGTCTTCGACAGCTTCGCCGAACTTGGGGTGACCGCAGGCGGCGGCACAATGACCGCCGATGATCTCTTGCGCCCCGGCTTCATCGCCAGTGTCGGCCTCGATGCCGGTCAGCCGCTGCTGGAAGAAATCTCCGACATGCTGGGGCCGATTTCCTTCTTCCATAACTTCATCATGATCGCGGTCATGTTCGTCGCCTGGGCGATCATCATGGTCGCCTTCTTCGTTCTGGCCGTTCAGCTGTTCATCACAATTCTGGAGTTCAAGCTGACGACGCTGGCTGGGTTCGTGCTCGTGCCCTTCGCGCTCTGGAACAAGACGACCTTTCTTGCGGAGCGCGTCCTCGGCAATGTCATCACCTCCGGCATCAAGCTCATGGTGCTCGCCGTTATCATCGGCATCGGCTCGACGCTGTTCTCATCCGTGACCGACGCGTTCCGCACCGGCGAGGATGTCACGCTGGCTCAGGTCATGGGCACGGTGCTCGCCGCCATCGTCTTCTTCTGGATGGGCATCTTCGCGCCGGGCATCGCTTCCGGCCTCATCACTGGCGCACCGCAGCTTGGCGCAGGCTCAGCCGCAGGCGCTGCGGCCGGTGTGGCCGCCGGGACTTACGTTGCCGGCATGGGGGGCCGCGCCGCCTTCGGCGCTGTCGCGGGCGGTGCGTCTTCAGCCGTCAAGGCGGGCGCCTCGATGGCCGGCGCAGCACGCACCTCCTACACGCTGGGGTCGGTCGCTTCCGGTGCATCAGGCGCGGCAGGTGTGGCAGCAGGTCTTGCCGGTGTCGCGCGCGCAGGCGGCGATGCGATGCGCCGCGCTGCAAGCCGTCCCGCCCGATCGATGCGCGAGGCTTATGCCCGAGGCAGCCAGGGCGCCTGGCGCGCCACGGGCGGGTCTGAAACCGCTTCCATGGAAAGCTCTGCCTCGGGATCATCCTCGTCCCAAAGCCCCGGCTGGGCGCGGCGCATGCAGACCAGTCAGCGCATGGGCCAGGCTGGTCAGATGGCCGCGCATTCGATCCGCGACGGCGATCGCGGCGCGTCCGGCGCAAACCCCACTCTCAAAGACAAGGACGACTAG
- a CDS encoding DUF736 domain-containing protein — protein MAQIGTFTLKDGSYTGTIRTMTINVKAQLVPNTDKASDGAPDFRLYAGGAELGAAWRQESKQGETPYLAVKLDDPSFAGPMRAAFFENEKDGTGVMVWNRAKTG, from the coding sequence ATGGCACAGATCGGCACGTTCACCCTGAAGGATGGCAGCTATACCGGCACCATCCGTACCATGACCATCAACGTCAAAGCCCAGCTTGTTCCCAATACGGACAAGGCCTCAGACGGCGCGCCCGACTTCCGGCTCTATGCCGGCGGGGCCGAACTCGGCGCAGCCTGGCGTCAGGAAAGCAAGCAAGGCGAAACGCCGTATCTTGCCGTCAAGCTCGACGATCCGAGCTTCGCAGGCCCCATGCGCGCAGCCTTCTTCGAGAACGAGAAGGACGGCACCGGCGTCATGGTCTGGAACCGGGCAAAGACGGGATAA
- a CDS encoding DUF2274 domain-containing protein: MTLRLDRLPDRTPVRMSLSVDPDLASALSDYAEIYRQTYGAEEKPETLIPAMIESFLASDAGFKRARRALHDNASKGD, encoded by the coding sequence ATGACCCTTCGCCTCGATCGCCTTCCCGACCGCACACCGGTGCGCATGAGTCTTTCGGTCGATCCGGACCTCGCCAGCGCGCTCAGCGATTACGCCGAAATTTACCGCCAGACCTATGGCGCGGAGGAAAAGCCCGAAACGCTGATCCCGGCCATGATCGAAAGTTTCCTGGCATCAGATGCCGGGTTCAAGCGGGCGCGCCGCGCCCTTCACGACAATGCCAGCAAAGGAGACTGA
- the trbG gene encoding P-type conjugative transfer protein TrbG, whose amino-acid sequence MIPMLRFILATSALALTTACATTELEPIDDSAFVAATPVEDRADYPVEIVETAVPLPLPGQMMPVGATVTTNADGSVTRTFTRTVSTPTVSPAEAIQQGRTSALIEPSVDGYVNAIQVYPYTEGALYRLYASPGQVSDIALQSGEELVSVSAGDTVRWVVGDTVSGSGATARAHVLVKPISSGIRTNLMIATDRRTYHLELESTDGGYMAALSWRYPADELAGLTARNERAIARDAGSIERGLALEGLNFDYRMTGDSPDWKPVRVFDDGRQVFIQMPESIATTDMPPLFVLGADGDAELVNYRVRGNYYVVDRLFRAAELRLGERNQTIVRISRNERRSPLAGLFGN is encoded by the coding sequence ATGATCCCCATGCTTCGTTTTATCCTCGCCACTTCGGCCCTCGCACTTACCACGGCCTGCGCCACGACTGAGCTCGAACCGATTGACGACAGCGCCTTTGTCGCGGCCACGCCCGTCGAAGATCGCGCCGACTATCCTGTCGAGATCGTGGAAACCGCCGTTCCGCTGCCGCTGCCCGGTCAGATGATGCCGGTCGGCGCAACAGTTACCACCAATGCCGATGGCAGCGTGACCCGGACCTTTACAAGAACGGTCAGCACGCCAACCGTCTCACCGGCTGAAGCTATCCAGCAGGGCCGCACCAGTGCCCTGATCGAGCCCTCGGTCGATGGCTATGTGAACGCGATCCAGGTCTATCCCTATACAGAAGGCGCGCTTTACCGGCTCTACGCAAGCCCCGGCCAGGTCAGCGATATTGCCCTCCAGTCGGGCGAAGAGCTGGTCTCGGTATCGGCGGGCGACACGGTCCGCTGGGTGGTCGGCGACACGGTTTCGGGCTCCGGCGCGACCGCCCGCGCCCATGTGCTGGTCAAGCCGATCAGCTCCGGCATCCGCACAAACCTGATGATCGCCACCGACCGGCGCACCTATCACCTCGAACTCGAAAGTACGGATGGCGGATACATGGCCGCGCTCTCCTGGCGTTATCCCGCAGACGAGCTGGCGGGCCTCACCGCCCGCAATGAGCGCGCAATCGCGCGGGACGCGGGCAGCATTGAGCGCGGCCTGGCGCTTGAAGGCCTGAACTTCGATTACCGCATGACCGGCGACAGCCCGGACTGGAAGCCCGTGCGCGTGTTCGATGATGGCCGCCAGGTGTTCATCCAGATGCCGGAGTCCATCGCCACGACCGACATGCCGCCACTCTTCGTGCTCGGCGCGGATGGCGACGCCGAACTCGTGAACTACCGCGTACGCGGCAATTATTATGTCGTCGACCGGCTGTTCCGCGCGGCGGAACTGCGGCTTGGCGAGCGGAACCAGACCATTGTCCGCATCTCCAGGAACGAGCGCCGCTCGCCGCTCGCTGGCCTGTTCGGGAACTGA
- a CDS encoding DUF2285 domain-containing protein, protein MKTFALETNAETAAYDYLSHLSADRWAWEYVRRNDDFRDDAATRKVDDISEKKADCADIRILRSRVPQTLAERWGLIFMPDPDLNGFEADAVWSHYVFPDQVEVNCTPRKPGQGCDIWDRTVPHCDITHITDRAGREYLLLRGNDCVVQVRCTGMSLLSLEPVRMKLQISDMVAYERKLKLQKEAFRLYGRGPNTSAARWTKTTQILRNGVIALDCLKAGMSQREIAALLHGPKAVAEEWGVDGSSLRASVRYVISKAQGLRDGGYLMELLGARLGGDRQAA, encoded by the coding sequence ATGAAGACCTTTGCGCTTGAAACCAATGCGGAAACAGCCGCTTACGACTATCTCTCGCATCTTTCAGCGGACCGCTGGGCCTGGGAATATGTTCGCCGCAATGATGATTTTCGCGATGACGCGGCGACTCGCAAAGTCGACGACATTTCTGAAAAGAAGGCCGATTGCGCCGACATCCGCATCCTGCGTTCGCGCGTGCCGCAGACCCTTGCCGAGCGCTGGGGCCTCATCTTCATGCCGGACCCCGATCTCAACGGCTTCGAGGCCGACGCCGTCTGGAGCCACTATGTCTTTCCTGACCAGGTCGAGGTGAACTGCACACCGCGCAAGCCGGGGCAGGGATGTGACATCTGGGATCGAACCGTGCCTCATTGCGACATCACGCACATCACCGACAGGGCGGGCCGGGAATATCTCCTGCTTCGAGGAAATGACTGCGTCGTGCAGGTGCGCTGCACGGGCATGTCGCTGCTTAGCCTCGAGCCCGTACGCATGAAGCTGCAGATTTCGGACATGGTCGCCTATGAGCGCAAGCTGAAGCTCCAGAAGGAAGCCTTCCGGCTTTACGGAAGAGGACCGAACACATCGGCGGCACGCTGGACGAAGACGACCCAGATCTTGCGCAATGGCGTCATCGCGCTTGATTGCCTGAAGGCCGGCATGAGCCAGCGGGAGATCGCCGCACTGCTCCACGGGCCGAAGGCGGTCGCGGAGGAGTGGGGCGTCGATGGCAGTTCGCTGCGCGCATCCGTGCGCTATGTCATCTCTAAGGCTCAGGGCTTGCGCGACGGCGGGTATCTGATGGAGCTTCTCGGTGCGCGCCTGGGCGGGGATCGTCAGGCGGCCTGA
- a CDS encoding conjugal transfer protein TrbE: MLNLKEYADTPKLLADYLPWACLVAPGVVLNKDGSFQTTFRYRGPDLESSTEEELVSVMARVNNVLRRFGSGWALFFEAQRNEVHDYPEAEFPDALSWLIDQERALQAEESGARFESAYYLTLLWLPPADATGRAEKALIQRAETEDAATWRHRLETFQQQTDRVFDLLSTCLAEIAKLSDDETLIYLHSTISTKRHPVVTPELPVFLDAVLADEPFAGGLEPMIGEAHLRTLTILGFPASTLPGILDELNRQGFAYRWATRFIAMDKAEAEKVLGKKRRHWFAKRKSIGAVLRETMFNEQAALVDNDADNKAGDADAALQELGADLVSYGYVTTTITVADPDRRTVDEHIRIAERIVTGRGFTAIRETLNAVDAWLGSLPGHPYANVRQPILHTLNLAHMVPLSAVWAGEETNRHLQAPALIQAQTDGTTPFRLNLHIGDVGHTLVVGPTGAGKSVLLSLLALQWKRYEGAQVFIFDKGRSARAATLCMGGRHVDLGSSKAPSLQPLKDIDSEHGASFAADWLAGLCANEGVAMTPDLKARLWEAIQSLSSAPETERTLTGLTLMLQDETLKSALHPFTLEGPHGRLLDADHESLALADTVCFEMEALMHAKGAVAPVITYLFHRLEARFDGRPTLLVLDEAWLFLDDPMFAARLREWLKTLRKKNVSVVFATQSLADIANSSIAPALVESCPTRIFLPNERAQEPLACETYQRFGLNARQIELISRATPKRDYYYQSPLGARVFDLGLGPITLSVCGASSPEDQIRMDRIWAETEGDGFAACWLIEKALPWAAELLDRWPGHAPQPGADAPFQPSKFLAAE; encoded by the coding sequence ATGCTGAACCTCAAGGAATACGCAGACACACCAAAACTGCTCGCAGACTATCTTCCCTGGGCCTGTCTCGTCGCGCCGGGCGTCGTCCTCAACAAGGACGGCTCGTTCCAGACCACGTTCCGCTATCGCGGCCCTGACCTTGAAAGCTCGACCGAGGAAGAACTCGTCTCCGTCATGGCGCGGGTCAACAATGTGCTGCGCCGGTTCGGCTCGGGCTGGGCGCTGTTCTTCGAGGCGCAGCGTAATGAAGTGCATGACTATCCGGAAGCGGAGTTTCCCGACGCGCTCTCCTGGCTGATCGATCAGGAACGCGCGCTACAGGCTGAGGAATCCGGCGCCCGCTTTGAGAGCGCCTATTACCTCACCCTTTTGTGGTTGCCGCCGGCGGACGCCACGGGCCGCGCGGAGAAGGCGCTGATCCAGCGCGCCGAGACAGAAGACGCCGCGACCTGGCGCCACCGGCTGGAAACGTTCCAGCAACAAACGGACAGAGTCTTTGACCTTCTCTCCACCTGTCTCGCCGAAATCGCAAAGCTCTCAGACGATGAGACGCTGATCTACCTGCACTCGACCATCTCGACGAAGCGCCATCCGGTTGTCACGCCCGAGCTCCCCGTCTTTCTTGACGCGGTGCTGGCCGACGAGCCCTTCGCGGGCGGCCTTGAGCCGATGATCGGCGAGGCGCACCTCCGCACCCTGACCATTCTCGGATTCCCGGCCTCAACCCTGCCCGGCATACTCGATGAGCTGAACCGGCAGGGCTTTGCCTATCGCTGGGCGACACGGTTCATCGCCATGGACAAGGCCGAAGCCGAGAAGGTTCTGGGCAAGAAGCGCCGTCACTGGTTCGCCAAACGTAAATCCATCGGCGCGGTGCTGCGCGAGACCATGTTCAATGAACAGGCCGCGCTCGTCGACAATGACGCTGACAACAAGGCCGGTGATGCCGATGCCGCCCTTCAGGAACTTGGCGCCGACCTTGTCTCCTACGGCTATGTCACCACGACCATCACGGTCGCAGATCCCGACCGGCGCACCGTCGACGAACATATCCGGATCGCCGAGCGCATCGTGACTGGCCGCGGCTTCACGGCGATCCGTGAGACGCTCAACGCCGTCGATGCCTGGCTCGGAAGCCTGCCCGGCCATCCATACGCCAATGTCCGCCAGCCGATCCTGCACACGCTGAACCTTGCCCATATGGTGCCGCTGTCTGCAGTCTGGGCGGGCGAAGAGACCAACCGGCACCTGCAAGCCCCAGCGCTGATCCAGGCGCAGACTGATGGCACCACACCGTTCCGGCTGAACCTGCACATTGGCGATGTCGGCCATACGCTGGTGGTCGGCCCGACCGGCGCGGGCAAGTCAGTCCTGCTCTCGCTGCTCGCCCTGCAATGGAAGCGTTACGAGGGCGCTCAGGTCTTCATATTCGACAAGGGGCGCTCTGCCCGAGCCGCAACGCTCTGCATGGGCGGCAGGCATGTTGATCTCGGCAGCTCCAAAGCTCCAAGCCTGCAACCCCTAAAGGACATCGACTCCGAACACGGCGCAAGCTTTGCCGCCGACTGGCTCGCGGGCCTGTGCGCCAATGAAGGCGTCGCCATGACGCCGGACCTGAAAGCCCGGCTCTGGGAAGCGATCCAGTCTCTCAGCTCAGCGCCTGAAACCGAGCGCACGCTGACCGGCCTGACGCTGATGCTGCAGGACGAAACCCTTAAATCCGCTCTGCACCCTTTCACGCTGGAAGGCCCGCATGGCCGGCTGCTCGATGCCGATCATGAAAGCCTAGCCCTCGCCGACACGGTCTGTTTCGAGATGGAAGCGCTGATGCATGCAAAGGGCGCTGTGGCGCCCGTGATCACCTATCTCTTCCACCGGCTCGAAGCGCGGTTCGACGGCAGACCGACGCTCCTCGTCCTCGATGAAGCCTGGCTCTTTCTAGATGATCCGATGTTTGCCGCGCGCCTCCGCGAATGGCTCAAGACCCTGCGAAAGAAAAACGTGTCCGTCGTGTTCGCGACCCAAAGCCTGGCTGACATCGCGAACTCGTCGATCGCACCAGCCTTGGTGGAATCCTGCCCGACGCGTATCTTCCTGCCAAATGAACGCGCGCAGGAACCGCTGGCCTGCGAAACCTATCAGCGCTTCGGCCTGAATGCGCGCCAGATCGAACTGATATCAAGAGCCACGCCCAAGCGCGACTATTACTACCAGTCCCCGCTCGGTGCGCGCGTCTTCGATCTCGGTCTGGGACCGATCACACTTTCTGTCTGTGGCGCATCCTCACCTGAAGATCAGATCCGCATGGACCGCATCTGGGCAGAGACCGAAGGGGACGGGTTCGCGGCCTGCTGGCTGATCGAGAAGGCGCTGCCCTGGGCGGCAGAGCTTCTCGATCGATGGCCGGGCCATGCGCCCCAACCTGGCGCAGACGCGCCTTTCCAGCCCTCAAAATTTCTCGCCGCCGAATAG
- the trbB gene encoding P-type conjugative transfer ATPase TrbB, with translation MLRTAFCPVVREALEAPDTIEIMANPDGSVWIETAGIGLIVSDHTLAPSDRERVIRLVASGVGEAASRNSPIVSAELPGSGERFEGLLPPVSTAPCFSIRKPATTPFELGDYVDQGALAPALAAALQDAIANHANILIAGGTSSGKTTFTNALLAEPSLHDDRILILEDTRELRCAAPNVVQLRTHRGSTSLQDLVRSTLRLRPDRIIVGEVRGAEALDLLKAWNTGHPGGITTLHANSAHGALTRLEQLTLEATPRAPFDLIAEAIDVVVFMSRAGGQRRVEEALRVTGFGEEGYQTQPLVSRSLSLVQHGELP, from the coding sequence ATGCTGCGCACGGCCTTCTGCCCGGTGGTGCGCGAGGCGCTGGAAGCGCCCGATACGATCGAGATCATGGCCAATCCGGACGGCTCTGTCTGGATCGAGACGGCCGGGATCGGGCTCATCGTGTCCGATCACACTCTTGCCCCTTCAGACCGCGAGCGCGTCATCCGGCTCGTGGCGTCCGGGGTGGGAGAAGCTGCCAGCCGCAACTCCCCAATCGTCTCTGCCGAACTCCCCGGCAGTGGCGAGCGGTTTGAGGGGCTTCTTCCACCTGTCTCGACCGCGCCCTGCTTTTCGATCCGCAAGCCCGCGACGACGCCGTTCGAGCTGGGCGACTATGTCGATCAAGGCGCGCTCGCCCCTGCACTGGCTGCCGCACTCCAGGACGCGATTGCGAACCATGCGAACATTCTGATCGCCGGCGGCACGTCATCCGGCAAGACGACCTTCACGAACGCGCTTCTTGCCGAACCTTCGCTCCATGACGACCGCATCCTCATTCTGGAGGATACGCGCGAACTTCGCTGCGCCGCGCCCAATGTGGTCCAGCTTCGCACGCATCGCGGCAGCACCAGCCTGCAGGACCTTGTCCGCTCGACTCTGCGCTTGCGCCCCGACCGGATCATTGTCGGCGAGGTACGCGGTGCTGAAGCGCTCGATCTCCTGAAGGCCTGGAACACCGGCCATCCGGGCGGGATCACCACGCTGCATGCCAACTCCGCCCACGGTGCACTTACCCGCCTTGAACAGTTGACGCTGGAGGCGACGCCCCGCGCGCCCTTCGACCTCATTGCAGAAGCGATCGACGTTGTCGTCTTCATGAGTCGCGCGGGCGGTCAGCGCCGCGTTGAAGAGGCGCTCCGCGTCACCGGCTTTGGCGAGGAGGGCTACCAGACCCAGCCGCTCGTCTCCCGATCTCTCTCACTCGTCCAACACGGAGAACTCCCATGA
- a CDS encoding conjugal transfer protein TrbF → MAFKRSSSSYGPSPFPETPFQKAGQIWDDRIGSARVQAKNWRLMALGCLGLCFVTSGALVWRSMQSTVTPYVVEVDETGAARAVAPVTERYTPTDAQIAHHLANFITHVRGLSVDPVVVRENWLRAYDFVTDRAATTLNEYASANDPFADVGRKSRTVDVVSVVRVSDDSFQARWIEKTYENGALVRAQRFTGNFTLITQPPTDAETLRANPLGLYVHALNWGQDLVTGE, encoded by the coding sequence ATGGCCTTCAAGCGATCTTCCTCCAGCTATGGACCAAGCCCGTTTCCCGAAACGCCTTTTCAGAAGGCGGGTCAAATCTGGGACGACCGCATCGGTTCGGCCCGCGTGCAGGCGAAGAACTGGCGGCTCATGGCCCTTGGATGCCTCGGGCTTTGCTTCGTCACGTCCGGCGCACTGGTCTGGCGGAGCATGCAGTCGACGGTCACGCCCTATGTGGTCGAGGTCGATGAGACCGGCGCCGCGCGGGCCGTCGCTCCGGTAACGGAACGCTACACGCCCACAGATGCACAGATCGCCCATCACCTGGCGAACTTCATCACCCATGTCCGTGGCCTCAGCGTCGATCCCGTCGTCGTGCGCGAGAACTGGCTGCGCGCCTATGACTTCGTGACGGACCGCGCGGCCACCACGCTCAACGAATACGCCTCGGCCAATGATCCCTTTGCGGATGTGGGGCGCAAATCCCGCACCGTGGATGTGGTCAGCGTCGTGCGCGTCTCCGATGACAGTTTTCAGGCACGCTGGATCGAGAAGACCTATGAGAATGGCGCGCTGGTCCGGGCGCAGCGGTTCACCGGCAATTTCACGCTCATCACCCAGCCGCCGACCGACGCAGAGACCCTGCGCGCCAATCCGCTCGGCCTTTATGTCCATGCCCTGAACTGGGGTCAGGACCTTGTCACAGGAGAATGA
- the trbJ gene encoding P-type conjugative transfer protein TrbJ: MKRPAVLFASVAIAALPLSALTAPPASAQLFGGGIVYDPANHAENILQAIRALQQINQQIQQLTHEIQMLENMARDLETLPDSIADDILRRMRRIDDLMRDAEGIGYRVEEIEHEYEEVYPEDYGAEPPRQAVLVEEARARWLQSRTAYRESLQVTASVVSSAREDSESLDRLIADSQSAVGNLQVAQAGNQIDALQTEQLMQMEAMMAAHYRAEALERARQLVEAERGRARTRAFLGD, from the coding sequence ATGAAACGTCCCGCCGTCCTCTTTGCTTCTGTCGCTATTGCGGCCCTGCCGCTGAGCGCCCTCACCGCGCCGCCAGCCAGCGCCCAGCTGTTCGGCGGAGGGATTGTCTACGATCCGGCCAATCACGCTGAAAACATCCTTCAGGCCATCCGCGCCCTGCAGCAAATCAACCAGCAGATCCAGCAGCTCACCCATGAGATCCAGATGCTGGAGAACATGGCGCGCGATCTCGAAACGCTGCCCGACTCCATTGCCGATGATATCCTGCGCCGTATGCGGCGCATCGATGATCTGATGCGTGATGCCGAAGGCATCGGCTACCGCGTCGAGGAGATCGAGCACGAGTATGAAGAGGTGTACCCGGAAGACTATGGCGCCGAGCCGCCGCGTCAGGCCGTCCTCGTCGAAGAAGCGCGCGCCCGTTGGCTACAGTCCCGCACAGCCTATCGCGAGAGTCTGCAAGTCACAGCCTCAGTCGTCTCATCGGCGCGCGAGGATTCTGAAAGCCTCGACCGGCTGATCGCGGACAGCCAGTCCGCCGTCGGCAATCTCCAGGTCGCCCAGGCCGGAAACCAGATCGATGCGCTGCAGACCGAACAGCTTATGCAGATGGAAGCCATGATGGCGGCCCATTACCGCGCCGAGGCGCTGGAGCGCGCCCGCCAGCTCGTCGAGGCCGAACGTGGCCGCGCCCGCACCCGGGCCTTCCTCGGAGATTGA
- a CDS encoding VirB3 family type IV secretion system protein: MAEGYEIPLHRSLTEPILMAGAPRTAAIAIGTLAAAIGLGLQLWIPGLVIWAVGHSAAVFVARSDPDFMAVASRSTRHKEHLTC; encoded by the coding sequence ATGGCAGAAGGCTACGAAATCCCGCTCCACCGCTCGCTGACCGAGCCGATCCTGATGGCAGGCGCGCCGCGCACGGCCGCCATCGCCATCGGGACGCTCGCCGCAGCGATCGGCCTTGGCCTCCAGCTCTGGATACCGGGCCTCGTCATTTGGGCGGTCGGGCATTCGGCGGCAGTGTTCGTGGCGCGAAGCGATCCGGATTTCATGGCCGTTGCGAGCCGTTCAACACGCCACAAGGAGCATCTGACATGCTGA
- a CDS encoding TrbC/VirB2 family protein produces the protein MTLYKHLQTVNRTVQVAACIGLGLMIAGPAHAAGSGMPWEGPLDQILTSIEGPVARIVAVIIITITGLTLAFGETSGGMRKLIQIVFGLSIAFAATSFFLTFFSFGGGALV, from the coding sequence ATGACGCTCTACAAACACCTCCAGACCGTGAACCGAACGGTCCAGGTCGCGGCCTGTATCGGTCTCGGCTTGATGATCGCGGGTCCGGCCCACGCCGCAGGCTCCGGCATGCCCTGGGAAGGCCCGCTCGATCAGATCCTGACCTCGATCGAGGGCCCGGTCGCCCGGATTGTGGCGGTCATTATCATAACGATCACCGGCCTGACCCTCGCTTTTGGTGAGACCAGTGGCGGCATGCGCAAGCTGATCCAGATCGTTTTCGGCCTGTCCATTGCCTTCGCCGCGACCAGCTTCTTCCTGACTTTTTTCTCGTTCGGCGGCGGAGCGCTGGTGTGA